The window TTTCCATTCCGTTCAGGACCCTGGAGGCTGCAGCTTGTTTGGTGTCGAAATCCCCACTGAGAACCCTGCTGCATTAGGGACATAAACACCCATTAGGTTCATTCCTTGTCTTTCATCCCTGTTGTAGCACCctgtccctccctatctctgtcaccccctcgaccccctccctatctctgtcacctcctacATCCGCgagccccctccctatctctgtcacctcctctggGCTccaacaccccctccctatctcattCACCTCCTACATCCGCgagccccctccctatccctgtaatcctgcatttcccatggccaatccaccctaacctccacatctttggactgggggaggaaaccgtagcacccggaggaaatccacgcagacaccgggggagaatgtgcaaactccaagcagactgtcgccctgaggctggaatcgaaccagagtccctggcgccgtgaggcagcagtgctaaccactggacctGCCCAGTTCCAGATTGTTGCATAGGATTTGTGTCTTTATTTTTGTGGAAGGTGACGTGCCAAATGACTAAAAGACTACATTCCACAGACTCTCTGTCAACTGATCCTGTGACATTGACAGAACCGTTCAGAGACTGAGGCTGCTCGTCCTGTCCTGTTACTGATGGCTATCGGAGCAGGGCACTCGCTCAGTGTCACTCCGCTGCCCCGTAACCCTGGGGGTACTCTCCCTCCTCAAATCCTGATCCGAGTCCACCTGCCCCTTCGGATCTCCCATTCCTGATCCAGCAGGACTGGATGTGTTGCTGCAGACAGTGTACAACATGGGgagaagcccttcggcccacacctCCATACTGGTCAAGGACAGCCACTTACGGTTCCCCgtggcaggctcattcagaaagttagaggggggggggtgggatacagggaaatctggctggctGGATAtggaattggctggccgaaagatgCCAGCGactggtagtggatggaaagtgttCCAtcctggaggttggtgaccagtggtgtcctgcagggatctgttctgggacctgtGCTCTTTGCAGTTATTACAGATGAAGAATTGGCTGGATTGGTCAGTAAGTTTGACACAAACATCAGAATACGAGGTAGTGAGAGGTGTAGATAGACAGAGACCCTTCCCcgacagaaatggctgtcatggaGGGGTCATGATTTGAAGGtggctggaggaaggtatagggttAGGttcgttacacagagagtggtgggtgcatggaatgcactgtcagcagtgggagtagactaggatacattagggacatttaagtgactgctggacaagcacatggacggcagtagaTTGAggggtgtgcaggtcaggttgatGTTAGATTAAGCTAAATGCTTGGCAcagcattgtgggccgaagggcctgtactgtgttgtactgttctatgttgtaactGGCCACGTTTCCCAGCACTAGGCATCGCCTGTCTGAACCCTCCCTCCATGTGACGAGAGGTGggctttctgcctctcccaccatCAGGGCCAGCAAGTTCCAGACTCCCGAACGCCCTCTGGGCGACACAGtctaccctcccctcccctcgaaacctcctgccccttcccttcaATCTGCACTCCCTGCACTTTGAAGGGGGAAAAGttccttcccatgtcccctcacGATGCCCCTCGTCATTTAATACATCGCAATCACTTACCCCTGCTCTGCTCTGAGAGAGACAAGCCCCAGCTTGTCACACTCCATCGCTGCAGCTCTCCACGTTTGACTTAGAAGAGGCTGGATACTCTGGGGGCGTTTTATTTTCCCTGGGCCGTTGGGCACTAAGGgctggccttatagaggtttacaaaatcatgagggggcatggatagggtgaatagacaaggtcttttccctggggtgggggagtccagaactaaagggacataggtttagggtgagaggggaaagagaggggcaaccttttcacacacagggtggtgcgagtatgggatgacctgccagaggaagtggaggaggctggtacaatgacagcatttaaaaagcagctgcatggggacatgaatagggagggtttggagggatatgggccaagagctggtaAATGTGACTAGTTGGCTCATCCCTgggatgaacatagaacaatacagtgcaggacagacccttcggcccttgatgttgcgccgacctgcgaACTAAtgtaaaaatatctcagcaagaggcaatcacttccctagcttcccacagagttctagggtacacctgatcaggtcctgggatttattcacttttatgcgtttcaagacgtccagcactttcacgatgtcaccatctattttcctgcattctatatctttcacAGGAAACaaagatgcaaaatacttgtttagtatcttcacccagctcctgcggctccacacaaaggctgccagCTGAGTTGCCAGAGAttgtagtggagactggtacaattacaccattcaaaagacatttggacaggtatggggaggcgaaagtgagcactgcagatgctggagatcagtgtcgagatcagagtggtgctggaaaagcacagcagggtcaggcagcatccgaggagcaggaaaatcaacgtttcgggcaaaagcccttcatcagaatgggcTGAGAGAGGGCTGATTATATTgaaggtctgtgtgggtttcctccgggtgctccagtttcctcacacactCTGAAAGcatgcagattagggtggattggccatgctaaattgtcccatagtgcccagggatgtgcagattagggtggatttgccgtgctaaattgacccatagtgcccagggatgtgcaggttagggtggattggccatgctaaattgtcccagggATGTACACGTTAGGGTGCATTGGCCGTGGTATATTGCCCCATAgaacccagggatgtgcagtttcgggtggattggccgtgctaaattgtcccataatgctcagggatgtgcaggttcgggtggattggccatgctaaattgtcccatagtgcccagggatgtgcagattagggcggatttgccgtgctaaattgtcccatagtgcccagggatgtgcagattagggtggatttgccgtgctaaattgtcccatagtgcccagggatgtgcaggttagggtggattggccatgctaaattgtcccatagtgcccagggatgtgcagattagggtggattggccatgctaaattgtcccatagagccTGGGGATGTTTAGGttcggatggattggccatgctaaattatcccatagtgcccagggatgtgcaggttagggtggattggccatgctaaattgtcccatagagccTGGGGATGTTTAGGttcggatggattggccatgctaaattatcccatagtgcccagggatgtgcaggttagggtggattggccatgctaaattgtcccatagtgcccagggatgtgcaggttagggtggattggccatgctaaattgtcccatagtgcccagggatgtgcaggttagggtggattggccatgctaaattgtcccatagtgcccagggatgtgcaggttagggtggattggccatgctaaattgtcccatagtgcccagggatgtgcaggttagggtggattggccatgctaaattgtcccatagtgcccagggatgtgcaggttagggtggattggccatgctaaattgtcccatagtgcccagggatgtgcaggttagggtggaagtggtggaggctggtacaatgacaacatttaaaaggcatcaggatgggtatatgaattggagggatatgggccaagtgctggcaaatgggactagattgggttgggatatctgggacagcatggacgggttggaccgaagggtctgtttctgtgccggaCCTCTCCAGGACCCTCGGGACTGCGGAGGCTGGAAATCACAAACAGAAACACGAGTTGCTCAAAAGGCtctacaggtctggcagcatctgtgaaaagaaatcccaGTTAGCGATtctggtccggtgacccttccccGGAAGTGATGGTGGCTGGGAAATTACTTTTTATGCAGGACAGTTAAGGAGTTACCGATAGTTGGAGGGAGAaccgaaagagagagaagaacatttgGACAGGCAAAAGAGTAGTTAACAATCAGGCTGTGAGGTCGGATAGCCGCTGATGGGGACTGTGTGGGGCTAACAATGGGTTTGTGTGTAagagcagaccatgtgataacaaggcttggtgAGTGGGGATTGGGATGGGGCACATGGAAGAAGCTCAACCCCTAACATTATTGAGTCCCAAAGGCAGTAGgacacaccccccccaccccgtggAAAACGTGGTACTGTCCTTCCAGCATGAACTGAGCatcattggagcactgcagcaagcctgacacagatgttggccagggaacagggtggggtgcagcttagggtggattggccacgctaaattgtcctgtagtgcccagggatgtgctggttaaggtggattggtcatactaaattgtcccatagttcccagggatatgcaggttaggatggattggccgtgctaaattgtcccatagtgcccagggatgtgcaggttagggtggattggccatgctaaattgtcccatagtgcccagggatgtgNNNNNNNNNNNNNNNNNNNNNNNNNNNNNNNNNNNNNNNNNNNNNNNNNNNNNNNNNNNNNNNNNNNNNNNNNNNNNNNNNNNNNNNNNNNNNNNNNNNNNNNNNNNNNNNNNNNNNNNNNNNNNNNNNNNNNNNNNNNNNNNNNNNNNNNNNNNNNNNNNNNNNNNNNNNNNNNNNNNNNNNNNNNNNNNNNNNNNNNNNNNNNNNNNNNNNNNNNNNNNNNNNNNNNNNNNNNNNNNNNNNNNNNNNNNNNNNNNNNNNNNNNNNNNNNNNNNNNNNNNNNNNNNNNNNNNNNNNNNNNNNNNNNNNNNNNNNNNNNNNNNNNNNNNNNNNNNNNNNNNNNNNNNNNNNNNNNNNNNNNNNNNNNNNNNNNNNNNNNNNNNNNNNNNNNNNNNNNNNNNNNNNNNNNNNNNNNNNNNNNNNNNNNNNNNNNNNNNNNNNNNNNNNNNNNNNNNNNNNNNNNNNNNNNNNNNNNNNNNNNNNNNNNNNNNNNNNNNNNNNNNNNNNNNNNNNNNNNNNNNNNNNNNNNNNNNNNNNNNNNNNNNNNNNNNNNNNNNNNNNNNNNNNNNNNNNNNNNNNNNNNNNNNNNNNNNNNNNNNNNNNNNNNNNNNNNNNNNNNNNNNNNNNNNNNNNNNNNNNNNNNNNNNNNNNNNNNNNNNNNNNNNNNNNNNNNNNNNNNNNNNNNNNNNNNNNNNNNNNNNNNNNNNNNNNNNNNNNNNNNNNNNNNNNNNNNNNNNNNNNNNNNNNNNNNNNNNNNNNNNNNNNNNNNNNNNNNNNNNNNNNNNNNNNNNNNNNNNNNNNNNNNNNNNNNNNNNNNNNNNNNNNNNNNNNNNNNNNNNNNNNNNNNNNNNNNNNNNNNNNNNNNNNNNNNNNNNNNNNNNNNNNNNNNNNNNNNNNNNNNNNNNNNNNNNNNNNNNNNNNNNNNNNNNNNNNNNNNNNNNNNNNNNNNNNNNNNNNNNNNNNNNNNNNNNNNNNNNNNNNNNNNNNNNNNNNNNNNNNNNNNNNNNNNNNNNNNNNNNNNNNNNNNNNNNNNNNNNNNNNNNNNNNNNNNNNNNNNNNNNNNNNNNNNNNNNNNNNNNNNNNNNNNNNNNNNNNNNNNNNNNNNNNNNNNNNNNTAGTGCCCCAGGGATGTGTGGACTGGATGGACGAGCTgtagtaaatgcagggttatggttATTGGTGGGGGTCTGATCCCGGGTGTGTAGGTTATGGGCCAAAAGACTTGTAtccgcactgtagggactctaagcttgtcccccccccccactcccagcccCATTCTTATCGCGGGGTGCGTGGGTGAacgggactagttcagttcagcaaagctggagatgggtcgaatggcctctgtGTGTACTCTCCATTCCtatggctctctctctctctgtccgcgCTGCAGGTTGCAAGATCAAAGCGCTGCGGGCCAAGACCAACACCTATATCAAAACGCCGGTGCGCGGCGAGGAGCCGGTCTTCGTGGTGACCGGCCGGCGCGAAGACGTGGCCATGGCGCGCCGGGAGATCATCTCCGCCGCCGAGCACTTCTCCCTGATCCGCGCCTCCCGCAACAAGGACGGCCCGGCCGCGCCCGGGGCGGTGCCAGTGCCCCCCAACCTGCCCGGCCAGACCACCATCCAAGTGCGGGTCCCGTACCGGGTGGTGGGGCTGGTGGTGGGGCCCAAGGGGGCCACCATCAAACGCATCCAGCAGCAGACCCACACCTACATCGTGACGCCGAGCCGGGACAAGGAGCCGGTCTTCGAGGTGACCGGCATGCCCGCCAACGTGGACCGGGCCCGGGAGGAGATCGAGGCCCACATCGCCGTCCGGACAGGCGGCATGCTGGAGTTCAACGATGAGAACGACTTCCACTGCAATGGGACGGAGGCCGGATTCGGCAGCGGCGGGCGGGCCCCCAGGCCCTGGGCCAAGTTGGCGCTACCCGCCGGCCGCAAGCCCTTGGCCTGTTTCCGCGGCAACGGCCCGGACCCCTACTACGGCAAGCCGTCGGACGTGCATCACCATCAGCACCACCACCAGCACCACGCCTGCTACGCCAATGGTGCCACCTATGGGGAGGCCTATTTCGGCGCCGACGGGCGGGAGGGCCCCTCCGACGCCCACCTCTGGGAGCCCCCCGCCCAGCGCCGGGCCAGCGGAACCGTCGCCCTGCCCCGCCTCTCGCCCGAAGTCTGCCACCCGCTGGCCCGCAGGGCGCACAGCGACCCCTTGCGGGGGAGCGGCCTGCCCGGCGCCGCCCACCCGCCCCCTCCTGCTCCCCAGCCCCCCAGCGGCGGAGCCGACAgcccacctcctccctcccccgCGGCTTCGGCGgcaccaccccacccctccccccgccaGGGGGCCGGGGGGCGGGAGTGCCAGGTCTGCTTCGAAAGCGAGGTGACGGCTGCCCTGGTGCCCTGTGGGCACAACCTCTTCTGCATGGAGTGCGCCAACCGCATCTGCCAACGCAGCAACCCCCACTGCCCAGCATGTCTCAGCTCCGTCACCCAGGCCATTCGCATCTTCTCCTGATTGCCCATCCTGTGCCAGAACGCACCCGCCCCCACCTTCTGGGGAACGGGCACGGGATGGCAAGGGGGAGCGCACTGTCTGCTGGAGGATTTATCCCCCCCCTCTCCCCCTNNNNNNNNNNNNNNNNNNNNNNNNNNNNNNNNNNNNNNNNNNNNNNNNNNNNNNNNNNNNNNNNNNNNNNNNNNNNNNNNNNNNNNNNNNNNNNNNNNNNNNNNNNNNNNNNNNNNNNNNNNNNNNNNNNNNNNNNNNNNNNNNNNNNNNNNNNNNNNNNNNNNNNNNNNNNNNNNNNNNNNNNNNNNNNNNNNNNNNNNNNNNNNNNNNNNNNNNNNNNNNNNNNNNNNNNNNNNNNNNNNNNNNNNNNNNNNNNNNNNNNNNNNNNNNNNNNNNNNNNNNNNNNNNNNNNNNNNNNNNNNNNNNNNNNNNNNNNNNNNNNNNNNNNNNNNNNNNNNNNNNNNNNNNNNNNNNNNNNNNNNNNNNNNNNNNNNNNNNNNNNNNNNNNNNNNNNNNNNNNNNNNNNNNNNNNNNNNNNNNNNNNNNNNNNNNNNNNNNNNNNNNNNNNNNNNNNNNNNNNNNNNNNNNNNNNNNNNNNNNNNNNNNNNNNNNNNNNNNNNNNNNNNNNNNNNNNNNNNNNNNNNNNNNNNNNNNNNNNNNNNNNNNNNNNNNNNNNNNNNNNNNNNNNNNNNNNNNNNNNNNNNNNNNNNNNNNNNNNNNNNNNNNNNNNNNNNNNNNNNNNNNNNNNNNNNNNNNNNNNNNNNNNNNNNNNNNNNNNNNNNNNNNNNNNNNNNNNNNNNNNNNNNNNNNNNNNNNNNNNNNNNNNNNNNNNNNNNNNNNNNNNNNNNNNNNNNNNNNNNNNNNNNNNNNNNNNNNNNNNNNNNNNNNNNNNNNNNNNNNNNNtctctccctctttctctctcattcttctcaccTCCCTACAACCTCTTCCTCTCTTACCCACTCCTCCattctatccctctctctctgcctgcctttctctctctctctccccccaccccgtgCATCTCTCCAGGGGGAATGTAGCTGGATTTATAGCGATTGAAGTCTGCATTGATGTAGCACCTCTCGCGGTCCAGGGGAGGCCCAGACTGTTGCCAGCGCCATCACTGACTGCAGGGGGCACTGCCAGTGAGATCCGGCTCTGCCAGTGCAGCGCtctctcagcacttaccctctgccagtgcggggctccctgggcgctgaccctctgccagtgcggAATTCCCTGGGtgctgaccctctgccagtgcggCGTTCTCTGGGtgctgaccctctgccagtgcggCATTCTCTGGGtgctgaccctctgccagtgcggcactccctgggcactgaccctctgccagtgcggCGTTCCCTGGGcgctgaccctctgccagtgcagcgtTGCCTGGG is drawn from Chiloscyllium plagiosum isolate BGI_BamShark_2017 unplaced genomic scaffold, ASM401019v2 scaf_2981, whole genome shotgun sequence and contains these coding sequences:
- the LOC122548209 gene encoding RNA-binding protein MEX3B-like, whose amino-acid sequence is MALSLSVRAAGCKIKALRAKTNTYIKTPVRGEEPVFVVTGRREDVAMARREIISAAEHFSLIRASRNKDGPAAPGAVPVPPNLPGQTTIQVRVPYRVVGLVVGPKGATIKRIQQQTHTYIVTPSRDKEPVFEVTGMPANVDRAREEIEAHIAVRTGGMLEFNDENDFHCNGTEAGFGSGGRAPRPWAKLALPAGRKPLACFRGNGPDPYYGKPSDVHHHQHHHQHHACYANGATYGEAYFGADGREGPSDAHLWEPPAQRRASGTVALPRLSPEVCHPLARRAHSDPLRGSGLPGAAHPPPPAPQPPSGGADSPPPPSPAASAAPPHPSPRQGAGGRECQVCFESEVTAALVPCGHNLFCMECANRICQRSNPHCPACLSSVTQAIRIFS